One genomic segment of Corynebacterium durum includes these proteins:
- a CDS encoding cob(I)yrinic acid a,c-diamide adenosyltransferase: MAVHLTKIYTRTGDDGTTGLSNFDRVPKDDSRLVAYADCDEANCAIGQVLALGNPGSEMKNTLMRVQNELFDAGADLATPIEENPKYPPLRIDQSYIDRLEHDCDHYNTNLEPLNSFILPGGTPAAALLHTARTIVRRAERAAWAAVREHPDTTSKLPAKYLNRLSDLMFILARVANDGDDVPWVPGGERNDAPRAKPTNKG, translated from the coding sequence ATGGCAGTGCATCTTACCAAGATTTATACCCGTACCGGCGACGATGGAACCACCGGTTTGTCCAATTTCGACCGCGTCCCCAAAGACGATTCACGATTGGTGGCCTATGCGGATTGTGACGAGGCCAACTGCGCCATCGGCCAGGTTTTAGCGCTGGGCAACCCAGGTTCGGAAATGAAAAACACGCTTATGCGCGTGCAAAACGAACTGTTTGACGCTGGCGCAGACCTTGCGACCCCCATTGAAGAAAACCCCAAGTATCCCCCACTCCGCATCGATCAAAGCTACATCGACCGTCTAGAGCACGACTGCGACCATTACAACACCAACTTAGAGCCGCTGAACTCGTTCATCCTCCCCGGAGGCACCCCCGCGGCAGCCCTTCTGCACACCGCCCGCACCATTGTGCGGCGCGCCGAACGCGCGGCATGGGCTGCGGTGCGCGAGCACCCGGACACCACCTCAAAACTACCGGCCAAGTACCTGAACCGCCTCAGCGACTTGATGTTCATCCTGGCCCGGGTAGCCAACGATGGCGACGACGTCCCGTGGGTCCCCGGCGGCGAGCGTAACGACGCCCCAAGGGCCAAGCCCACCAACAAGGGTTAA
- the ramA gene encoding acetate metabolism transcriptional regulator RamA, whose amino-acid sequence MDSQRIKDDEDAIRAALTSLKTATGIPVTMFAAVLPDNRLQISAWVGLRTPALQNLIIDSGCGVGGRVVTTRRPVGVSDYTRANVISHEYDNIIQDEGLYSIVAVPVIVHREIRGVLYVGVHSPVRLGDKVIEEVTMTARTLEQDLAINAAFRRGDGRGGLGKPGRVMNGAEWEQVRSTHSKLRMLANRVGDEELRRELEELCDQMVTPVRVKQTTKLSARELDVLACVALGHTNVEAAEEMGIGAETVKSYLRSVMRKLGAHTRYEAVNAARRIGALP is encoded by the coding sequence TTGGATTCCCAACGCATCAAGGACGATGAGGACGCGATTCGCGCCGCACTAACGTCATTGAAGACTGCGACGGGCATTCCCGTTACGATGTTCGCTGCTGTGCTGCCGGATAATCGTCTGCAAATTAGTGCGTGGGTAGGACTGCGGACTCCTGCTCTGCAAAACCTCATCATCGACTCGGGCTGTGGAGTCGGTGGCAGGGTTGTGACCACGCGCCGACCCGTCGGCGTGAGCGACTACACGCGGGCTAATGTCATCTCCCACGAATACGACAACATTATTCAAGACGAGGGTCTCTACTCCATCGTTGCTGTTCCGGTGATTGTGCACCGGGAAATCCGTGGCGTGCTGTACGTGGGGGTTCATTCCCCGGTGCGCCTGGGTGACAAGGTTATTGAGGAAGTCACCATGACCGCCCGCACCCTCGAACAGGACTTGGCCATTAACGCCGCGTTCCGGCGTGGCGACGGCCGCGGGGGTCTAGGTAAACCCGGACGCGTGATGAACGGTGCCGAATGGGAGCAAGTGCGCTCGACTCATTCGAAGCTGCGCATGCTGGCTAACCGCGTTGGTGACGAGGAGCTACGCCGCGAGCTTGAGGAACTCTGCGACCAGATGGTTACTCCAGTTCGCGTGAAGCAGACTACTAAGCTATCTGCTCGCGAACTGGATGTGCTGGCCTGTGTTGCATTGGGTCATACCAACGTGGAGGCTGCGGAAGAGATGGGCATTGGCGCAGAGACCGTGAAGAGTTACCTGCGTTCGGTCATGCGTAAACTCGGCGCGCACACACGCTACGAGGCTGTTAATGCTGCACGCCGGATCGGTGCCCTGCCGTAG
- a CDS encoding energy-coupling factor ABC transporter ATP-binding protein produces the protein MATLVELKEASFSHDTGPEILHQVSLSVQEGARIAVLGENGSGKSTLFRLLSGAWTPTSGELVIAGTPITRARRKKQARDFARAHVQLVLQEPDDQIFAMSVREDISFGPLNQGLTPEEVESRVDQAMMAAEVSELAEKVPHQLSYGQRKRVALAGALAMQPNVLMLDEPTAGLDPAGSRKLLRTIEGLEAAVVLSTHDVNLAYEFATDVVVLLDGRLTVGSCDHILSDTELLRKARLELPWAPVVSVALGRTVKRPEDVL, from the coding sequence ATGGCTACTCTTGTTGAATTGAAGGAAGCGTCGTTCAGCCACGACACCGGCCCCGAGATCCTGCATCAGGTGAGCCTGAGCGTCCAGGAAGGTGCCCGGATCGCCGTGCTGGGTGAAAATGGCAGTGGTAAATCCACACTATTCCGCCTGCTCAGCGGCGCATGGACCCCGACAAGCGGTGAACTAGTGATTGCTGGCACTCCGATCACCCGTGCTCGCCGCAAGAAACAGGCACGTGACTTTGCCCGTGCGCATGTGCAGCTTGTGCTTCAAGAACCAGATGATCAGATTTTTGCTATGTCTGTGCGTGAAGACATTTCCTTTGGTCCCCTGAACCAGGGGTTGACTCCGGAGGAGGTGGAGTCCCGCGTTGATCAAGCAATGATGGCCGCCGAAGTGAGTGAATTGGCGGAGAAAGTTCCGCACCAATTGTCCTATGGCCAGCGCAAACGTGTCGCGCTTGCTGGTGCACTGGCCATGCAGCCTAACGTTTTGATGCTTGACGAACCTACGGCTGGACTCGACCCCGCTGGGAGCAGGAAGCTGCTTCGCACCATTGAAGGCTTGGAGGCGGCCGTGGTGCTGTCAACACATGATGTCAATCTGGCCTATGAGTTTGCCACTGACGTTGTGGTGCTGCTGGACGGCCGACTCACTGTGGGCAGCTGCGACCACATTCTTTCTGATACAGAGCTGTTGCGTAAAGCGCGACTTGAATTGCCGTGGGCACCTGTCGTGTCCGTAGCACTTGGTCGGACCGTTAAACGTCCAGAGGATGTGCTGTGA
- the cbiQ gene encoding cobalt ECF transporter T component CbiQ: MNALERAAATSRWATHNVGEKALLLIGLLFCAISLPPIPALPSIATVLLVAAWRAGVPWRLYSALVAAPASFVALGLGPLIFAITPQGIVLIDAGPITAATVLARCIVGMMATMLFALTTPMAELFGWMHSVRFPTSTVYVTALTYRMISTLIVTSRSMWEAQAQRLGHSSMSRWIRSSAGLASSLFVVAFTRARRLGEGVELRGDPATMYNTLRVIRPVRWWYAGGYVLLLSAIIASSIVL; this comes from the coding sequence ATGAACGCCCTGGAACGCGCGGCGGCAACGAGCCGATGGGCAACTCATAACGTTGGTGAGAAGGCACTGTTGCTCATTGGCCTGCTCTTTTGCGCCATTTCTCTCCCGCCGATTCCGGCCTTGCCCTCCATCGCCACGGTTCTGTTAGTGGCAGCGTGGCGTGCGGGGGTTCCGTGGCGGCTCTACTCCGCGCTCGTCGCCGCCCCCGCATCGTTTGTAGCGTTGGGCCTGGGGCCGCTGATCTTCGCCATCACCCCTCAAGGCATTGTGCTTATCGACGCCGGCCCCATCACTGCCGCCACAGTTCTTGCGCGATGCATCGTGGGAATGATGGCGACCATGCTGTTCGCCCTGACCACTCCCATGGCGGAGTTGTTTGGGTGGATGCACTCGGTGCGTTTCCCCACCTCAACTGTTTACGTCACGGCGCTGACCTATCGGATGATTTCCACCCTGATTGTTACCTCGCGCAGCATGTGGGAGGCGCAGGCTCAGCGTCTGGGGCATAGTTCCATGAGTCGGTGGATTCGATCGTCCGCTGGGTTAGCGTCATCGCTGTTTGTGGTGGCCTTTACTCGGGCGCGGCGGCTGGGGGAGGGGGTCGAACTGCGGGGTGACCCCGCGACGATGTACAACACTCTCCGTGTCATCCGGCCGGTGCGCTGGTGGTACGCGGGAGGGTACGTGCTGCTACTCAGCGCCATTATTGCAAGTTCGATTGTCTTATGA
- a CDS encoding energy-coupling factor ABC transporter substrate-binding protein has translation MKKSTTLTWVLIGLAIIIAAFPMFFNLGDPNSEEQFGGTDSSAESVVQEQNPDYKPWFSPLVGELPPEVESGLFALQAALGAGFLGYALGTYRGRNKALRDSEKGSEQG, from the coding sequence ATGAAAAAGTCAACCACACTGACGTGGGTGCTGATCGGTCTGGCCATCATCATCGCAGCCTTCCCCATGTTCTTTAACCTCGGTGATCCGAACTCTGAAGAACAATTCGGTGGTACAGACAGCTCTGCCGAATCCGTTGTCCAAGAGCAAAACCCAGACTACAAGCCGTGGTTCTCACCACTGGTTGGCGAACTGCCACCCGAAGTAGAGTCCGGCCTCTTCGCCTTGCAAGCAGCACTCGGCGCAGGCTTTTTGGGGTATGCGTTGGGAACCTACCGAGGTCGGAATAAAGCCCTTCGCGACTCCGAAAAAGGCTCTGAACAGGGCTAA
- a CDS encoding energy-coupling factor ABC transporter permease — protein sequence MHIAEGFLPVAHCIAWGAASMPFVAHGAYAVRKQLKENPETGLLLGAAGAFTFVLSAIKIPSVTGSSSHPTGTGLGAVLFKPPVMAFMGSIVLLFQALLLAHGGITTLGANIFSMAIVGPWVGFGVWTALRKMGASSSISIFFAAFFADLSTYVVTALQLAAAHHGAGFGNAVATFLALYAPTQVPLAIVEGILTVLIFRSLTTIAPKELRSLGILRRRSNTEEAPLEGARA from the coding sequence ATGCATATTGCAGAAGGTTTCCTTCCTGTTGCCCATTGCATTGCGTGGGGCGCGGCATCGATGCCGTTCGTGGCGCACGGAGCCTACGCGGTGCGGAAGCAATTGAAAGAAAATCCGGAAACTGGCCTGTTGCTCGGCGCGGCAGGTGCATTTACGTTCGTGCTCAGTGCCATCAAGATCCCGTCCGTGACCGGATCGTCATCGCATCCCACAGGAACCGGCCTGGGAGCTGTGCTGTTCAAACCACCAGTGATGGCCTTCATGGGTAGCATTGTGCTGCTCTTCCAGGCACTTCTTCTCGCGCATGGTGGTATCACCACCTTAGGGGCCAATATCTTCTCTATGGCCATCGTTGGCCCATGGGTCGGCTTCGGGGTGTGGACGGCGTTGCGGAAGATGGGGGCATCGTCAAGCATCAGCATCTTCTTCGCAGCGTTTTTCGCTGACCTGTCCACGTACGTGGTTACGGCCCTGCAGCTGGCCGCCGCGCACCACGGCGCAGGATTCGGTAACGCGGTGGCTACCTTCCTTGCGTTGTATGCCCCGACGCAGGTGCCGCTGGCGATTGTGGAAGGCATTCTCACTGTCCTGATCTTCCGCAGCCTCACGACCATTGCCCCGAAGGAGCTGCGGTCGCTGGGCATCCTGCGCAGACGCTCCAACACTGAGGAAGCCCCACTGGAAGGAGCACGAGCATGA
- the cysK gene encoding cysteine synthase A gives MGHIYQDITETIGNTPLVRLNRLTDGLPGEVLVKLEFFNPANSVKDRIGRAIIEAAEADGTLKPGGTIVEATSGNTGIALALVGAARGYKVVLTMPETMSLERRVTLRAYGAEIVLTPGSAGMQGAVDKANEIVAETEGAILARQFSNPANPAVHRATTAEEIWKDTDGAVDIFIAGFGTGGTVTGVGNVLKERKPSVEIYGVEPEASALLTTGKAGPHKIQGLGANFIPDILDRKVLDDVYTVSNEDAIETARKLASEEGILGGISTGANVYAALRLAALEENRGKTIVTVACDYGERYVSTVLFDDIRN, from the coding sequence GTGGGTCACATCTACCAGGACATCACCGAAACCATTGGCAACACCCCGCTAGTCCGCCTCAACCGCCTCACAGACGGCCTGCCCGGCGAGGTGCTGGTAAAGCTGGAGTTCTTTAACCCCGCCAACAGCGTGAAAGACCGTATCGGCCGCGCCATTATCGAAGCCGCAGAAGCCGACGGCACCCTCAAGCCCGGCGGAACCATCGTGGAGGCAACCTCCGGTAACACCGGCATCGCGCTTGCCCTCGTCGGTGCTGCACGCGGCTACAAGGTGGTGCTCACCATGCCGGAAACCATGTCACTCGAACGCCGTGTCACGCTCCGCGCCTACGGTGCAGAAATCGTGCTGACTCCTGGTTCCGCAGGCATGCAGGGTGCTGTGGACAAAGCCAACGAGATTGTCGCCGAAACCGAAGGTGCCATCCTTGCCCGGCAGTTCTCCAATCCCGCCAACCCCGCAGTGCACCGTGCCACCACCGCCGAAGAAATCTGGAAGGACACAGACGGCGCAGTGGACATCTTCATTGCAGGCTTTGGTACTGGCGGTACCGTCACCGGTGTGGGCAACGTGCTGAAAGAGCGCAAGCCTTCAGTGGAAATCTACGGTGTGGAACCAGAAGCATCCGCCCTGCTCACCACCGGCAAGGCTGGCCCCCATAAGATTCAGGGTCTCGGCGCCAACTTCATCCCCGACATCCTGGACCGCAAAGTACTTGATGATGTCTACACCGTCTCCAACGAAGATGCCATTGAGACCGCCCGCAAACTCGCTTCCGAAGAAGGCATCCTTGGCGGCATCTCCACCGGTGCCAATGTCTACGCTGCCTTGAGGCTTGCTGCGTTGGAAGAAAACCGCGGCAAAACCATCGTCACCGTTGCCTGCGACTACGGTGAGCGCTACGTCTCCACCGTACTTTTCGACGACATCCGCAACTAG
- the epsC gene encoding serine O-acetyltransferase EpsC: MNRIVSMIREDLANARDHDPAARGDIENAVIYSGLHAIWAYRIAHVLWKRGLKLPARILSQFTRFLTGVEIHPGATIGRRFFIDHGMGVVIGETADIGDGVMLYHGVTLGGQVLTQTKRHPTLEDNVTVGAGAKVLGPITIGEGSAIGANAVVTKDVPANHIAVGIPAKSRPRKSEECIKLVDPDAYVVADYSI; the protein is encoded by the coding sequence ATGAATCGCATCGTCTCGATGATCCGCGAAGACCTCGCCAACGCCCGCGACCACGACCCCGCAGCCCGTGGCGATATCGAAAACGCCGTCATTTACTCCGGGCTACACGCCATCTGGGCCTACCGCATCGCCCACGTCCTGTGGAAACGCGGACTGAAACTCCCGGCGCGCATCCTCTCCCAGTTCACGCGCTTTCTCACCGGCGTGGAAATCCACCCCGGCGCCACCATCGGTCGGCGCTTCTTCATCGACCACGGCATGGGAGTGGTCATTGGCGAAACCGCTGACATCGGCGACGGCGTGATGCTGTACCACGGGGTAACCCTGGGCGGTCAGGTGCTCACCCAGACAAAACGCCATCCCACCCTGGAAGACAACGTCACCGTGGGCGCTGGGGCGAAAGTGCTGGGCCCCATCACCATCGGTGAAGGCAGCGCCATTGGCGCCAATGCTGTAGTGACCAAAGACGTACCCGCCAACCACATTGCCGTGGGTATCCCGGCGAAAAGCCGACCCCGCAAGTCCGAGGAATGCATCAAACTGGTGGACCCGGACGCTTACGTGGTGGCTGACTACTCCATATAG
- a CDS encoding GNAT family N-acetyltransferase, translating to MAIVTQHNPAESRYTIEVDGQVAGFADYVESGTIRDFNHTVVFDEFQGQGLSKPLIKEALDDSLRSGFSIVPTCSAVANFVAKNPGYME from the coding sequence ATGGCTATTGTCACGCAGCACAACCCGGCCGAGAGCCGCTACACCATTGAGGTGGATGGGCAGGTCGCGGGGTTTGCCGATTATGTTGAATCAGGCACCATTCGCGATTTCAACCACACCGTGGTCTTTGACGAGTTCCAGGGCCAGGGACTATCAAAGCCACTGATCAAGGAAGCACTGGATGATTCCTTGCGCAGCGGCTTCAGCATTGTCCCCACCTGTTCCGCAGTGGCCAACTTCGTGGCCAAAAACCCAGGCTATATGGAGTAG